GCGAGGGGGGTGCGCAGTTGACGGGCATTCGCGGGTACCAACGCGCTGTGTCAGACAGTGGATGAGGCGGGGCTGGGTGGGGCAGGGTGTGGAGTAGGCAGGATTTGGGGTACCCCGGGAACTGCGACTCCCACACCCTGAATGCCCAACCCACACCCTCCCAGGGTACGGCCCTGGCCAACTGCATGAGAGGCTGAGCCTTCACGCCACCTCAAGCTCCCCCGTCGGCGCCTCCCGTCAGTGAGGGCCCCGCCCCTGTCGGGAGGACTGTGCGTGGCCTTCGGCCTCTGGTGCTGGTGCCCCGCACTGCTCGAACTGGGCCCAAGGCAGTCCACCCAGCTGGGGGAAGGAAGTGAGGGCGGTGGGTCTTCTGCGGGGCAGGGGAGGGTATTGCTTGGCAGGTCTGTCTCTGTTCCCTGCATTTGTCCGtctgggtgtatgtgtgtgtgcctgaTCTCTgtcccctcttgcttctccctgtCTGTGTCCTtgtctctgcctgtctctctccctccctccatttctctcctttctgccAACCTGCCCCACCTCCTCTGCAGCTCAGTGATAACCCCTGGGCAAGAGTGTTACCTaatcatctcctccctcctggcaGCTTTGAGCCTTCaccctctgcctttctttctcccAGCAGACGCCTGCCTGCCCTGGCAGCCATGAGGCCCCCGTGGTGTCCCCTGCACACGCCCTCCCTGGCTTCCccgctccttctcctcctcttcctcctgggaggaggggcagaggctgAGGGCCCAGAGGACCCAGAGCTGCTGGTGACTGTGCGTGGGGGCCGGCTACGGGGCCTCCGCCTAATGGCCCCTGGGGGCCCTGTCTCTGCTTTTCTGGGCATCCCCTTCGCAGAGCCACCTGTGGGCCCCCGTCGCTTTCTGCCACCAGAGCCCAAGCGGCCCTGGCCAGGGGTGCTGAATGCCACAGCCTTCCAAAGAGTCTGCTACCAATATGTAGACACCTTGTACCCCGGCTTTGAGGGCACCGAGATGTGGAACCCCAACCGTGAGCTGAGCGAGGACTGCCTCTACCTCAATGTGTGGACACCGTACCCCCGGCCTGCGTCCCCCACCCCTGTCCTTGTCTGGATCTACGGGGGTGGCTTCTACAGCGGGGCCTCCTCCCTGGACGTGTATGATGGTCGCTTCCTGGCCCAGGCCGAGGGGACTGTGCTGGTGTCCATGAACTACCGGGTGGGAGCCTTTGGCTTCTTGGCCCTGCCGGGGAGCCGGGAAGCCCCAGGCAATGTGGGTCTACTGGATCAGAGGCTGGCACTGCAGTGGGTGCAGGAGAACGTAGCAGCCTTCGGGGGGGATCCAACGTCAGTGACTCTGTTTGGGGAAAGCGCAGGTGCCGCCTCCGTGGGCATGCACCTGCTGTCCCCACCCAGCCGGGGCCTGTTCCACAGGGCCGTGCTGCAGAGCGGGGCACCCAATGGGCCCTGGGCCACAGTGGGTGTGGGAGAGGCCCGCCGCAGGGCCACGCTGCTGGCCCGCCTCGTGGGCTGTCCGCCTGGTGGGGCTGGTGGCAATGACACAGACCTGGTGGCCTGCCTGCGGACACGGCCGTCTCAGGATCTGGTGGACCACGAGTGGCATGTGCTGCCTCAGGAAAGCGTCTTCCGCTTCTCCTTCGTGCCTGTGGTGGATGGAGACTTCCTCAGTGACACGCCCGAAGCCCTCATCAATGCTGGAGACTTCCATGGCCTGCAGGTGACTAGTGGCTGGAGGGGGTGGAGCTGCTTCCTCTAGGCCTGTTCTTCACCTGCCCCTCCCCGTGGGGACCCAGGCATGAGGGCTCCTCAAAACCCACTCCCAAAGGCCCAGGCTTCTGGGCCCCATGGCCCGCTCCTCTCCCCTGAGGGCTCAATCCCAGGGTGGTCCGTGggacagagaggaaaggaaatgtgggtgtattttctctttctctctttcccttccccaatCTCGAACTCTCTTCCTCCCTGGTCCTGGGTCTATAACTGTTCACCTCTCTGGCTCTTTGTCCATCTGtttctgtctgcctgtctgtctgtgcttcccctccccccatccctccgTCCTGTCCCCTCAGGTGCTGGTGGGTGTGGTGAAGGATGAGGGATCCTATTTTCTGGTTTACGGGGCCCCAGGCTTCAGCAAAGACAACGAGTCTCTCATCAGCCGGGCCCAGTTCCTGGCCGGGGTGCGGGTCGGGGTCCCCCAGGCAAGTGACCTGGCTGCCGAGGCTGTGGTCCTGCATTACACAGACTGGCTGCACCCTGAGGACCCGGCACGCCTGAGGGAGGCCATGAGTGATGTGGTGGGCGACCACAACGTCGTGTGCCCCGTAGCCCAGCTGGCTGGGCGACTGGCCGCCCAAGGCGCTCGCGTCTATGCCTACATCTTTGAACACCGTGCATCCACGCTCTCCTGGCCCCTCTGGATGGGGGTGCCCCACGGCTACGAGATCGAGTTTATCTTCGGGCTCCCCCTGGAACCCTCGCTAAACTACACTGTCGAGGAGAGAAACTTTGCCCAACGACTGATGAGATACTGGGCCAACTTCGCCCGCACAGGGTCAGcggggctgaggggaggagggcCTCCAGGAGCCAGGGAGGCAAGGGGCGGGGGGaacagacagagagggagggagacaagcagaaagggcgggggggggggggggggagacgaGTTCACAAAGGAAAGGAgacaaagggggagagagagaatgacaaaggagaccccaagagaagggaaggagggaggaaggcaagGTGGCAGATCCTGATGAGACAAGGACAGAGCTGAGGGAGGCAAAGAGAAGAGACAGACAAGGAGAGACAGACAAAGGAGTTACCAGAGCAGTTAGGAGTGTGGATTGTAGAACTGGATCAATTGGACCAGTGATGATTTTTTTAGCTGTGACACACACgaatgcacacacacgcacacagtttACCTGTCTGAAGAAGGGGACCATAAATATCCCATCACATGGGTGTCCGCAGAAGTAAACATGATGTTTGTAGAGATAGGACTGGGCCTGAGTATATAGTAAGGGCTCAGTAAGtcatagcaattttttaaatgggagaaaCAAAGATGGAGCAGaaaaattgagggaaaaaaaaagaggaacaacagaaagagggagggcaggaggaaggggaagactCCGGAGGACGGAGCAtattggaaaagagaaaggatgaaggagaatgtgggagggaggagaaagggctCTCCCTGGAGCCTAAGAGGGAACGGCATGGGTCAGGAAGCAGCCTGCCTCCTCCTACTCTCCATCTCcattccccagcccccaggg
The sequence above is a segment of the Orcinus orca chromosome 16, mOrcOrc1.1, whole genome shotgun sequence genome. Coding sequences within it:
- the ACHE gene encoding acetylcholinesterase isoform X2; this translates as MRPPWCPLHTPSLASPLLLLLFLLGGGAEAEGPEDPELLVTVRGGRLRGLRLMAPGGPVSAFLGIPFAEPPVGPRRFLPPEPKRPWPGVLNATAFQRVCYQYVDTLYPGFEGTEMWNPNRELSEDCLYLNVWTPYPRPASPTPVLVWIYGGGFYSGASSLDVYDGRFLAQAEGTVLVSMNYRVGAFGFLALPGSREAPGNVGLLDQRLALQWVQENVAAFGGDPTSVTLFGESAGAASVGMHLLSPPSRGLFHRAVLQSGAPNGPWATVGVGEARRRATLLARLVGCPPGGAGGNDTDLVACLRTRPSQDLVDHEWHVLPQESVFRFSFVPVVDGDFLSDTPEALINAGDFHGLQVLVGVVKDEGSYFLVYGAPGFSKDNESLISRAQFLAGVRVGVPQASDLAAEAVVLHYTDWLHPEDPARLREAMSDVVGDHNVVCPVAQLAGRLAAQGARVYAYIFEHRASTLSWPLWMGVPHGYEIEFIFGLPLEPSLNYTVEERNFAQRLMRYWANFARTGDPNDPRDPKAPQWPPYTAGAQQYVSLNLRPLEVRRGLRAQACAFWNRFLPKLLSATDTLDEAERQWKAEFHRWSSYMVHWKNQFDHYSKQDRCSDL
- the ACHE gene encoding acetylcholinesterase isoform X1 — translated: MRPPWCPLHTPSLASPLLLLLFLLGGGAEAEGPEDPELLVTVRGGRLRGLRLMAPGGPVSAFLGIPFAEPPVGPRRFLPPEPKRPWPGVLNATAFQRVCYQYVDTLYPGFEGTEMWNPNRELSEDCLYLNVWTPYPRPASPTPVLVWIYGGGFYSGASSLDVYDGRFLAQAEGTVLVSMNYRVGAFGFLALPGSREAPGNVGLLDQRLALQWVQENVAAFGGDPTSVTLFGESAGAASVGMHLLSPPSRGLFHRAVLQSGAPNGPWATVGVGEARRRATLLARLVGCPPGGAGGNDTDLVACLRTRPSQDLVDHEWHVLPQESVFRFSFVPVVDGDFLSDTPEALINAGDFHGLQVLVGVVKDEGSYFLVYGAPGFSKDNESLISRAQFLAGVRVGVPQASDLAAEAVVLHYTDWLHPEDPARLREAMSDVVGDHNVVCPVAQLAGRLAAQGARVYAYIFEHRASTLSWPLWMGVPHGYEIEFIFGLPLEPSLNYTVEERNFAQRLMRYWANFARTGDPNDPRDPKAPQWPPYTAGAQQYVSLNLRPLEVRRGLRAQACAFWNRFLPKLLSATASEAPCTCSGPAHGGAAPRPRPGLPLSLLLLLFLLLSRLLRL